A genomic stretch from uncultured Cohaesibacter sp. includes:
- the flbT gene encoding flagellar biosynthesis repressor FlbT — translation MSLKIELRPGERIIIGNSVITNGDHRARFFVDGQAPILREKDILTSETANSPSKRIYLCIQLMYLSQDIAEHKDMYFTLVNDFLQAAPSALTIVDSINNKILTNSFYPALKEAKALIKYEEELLRDVQPFSG, via the coding sequence ATGTCTCTTAAAATAGAACTGCGCCCAGGTGAGCGTATTATTATCGGAAATAGTGTCATTACCAATGGAGATCACCGCGCGCGCTTTTTTGTTGACGGACAGGCGCCAATATTACGTGAAAAAGACATCCTGACATCCGAAACAGCAAATAGTCCTTCAAAAAGAATATATCTATGCATACAACTTATGTATCTTTCGCAAGATATAGCTGAGCATAAGGACATGTACTTCACTTTGGTAAATGATTTTTTACAAGCAGCGCCCAGTGCATTAACGATAGTCGACAGCATAAATAACAAAATTTTAACTAATTCCTTTTATCCTGCATTAAAAGAAGCAAAAGCTCTCATCAAATACGAAGAGGAGTTACTTCGGGATGTACAACCATTCAGCGGCTAG